One genomic segment of Mobula hypostoma chromosome 2, sMobHyp1.1, whole genome shotgun sequence includes these proteins:
- the LOC134358842 gene encoding glutamate-rich protein 1 isoform X2, with product MCISGKYTCCGVCIGFVPMVGETVRSMMVDRKRVFKQKVLQKLYVSSPLEEKTNEVPTKKSSTKQEKRELERNKSTEAKGTAQIDPECRKVYTVSLPPPEYEESAPEPNEQHEPQESSEEESEGRHSAEKFHRKHKRKRKFKSLVHKDFREKTNTEFQQPAVLQTDILQTLTYSEKPKTEMLTKNRRRKLKKKRHKEKLKAAGLVSKAAAVEFIYQPVEGSNGDVAGAEKAAEVID from the exons ATGTGTATTAGTGGAAAATATACATGTTGTGGAGTTTGTATAGGATTtgttccaatggtgggggagacGGTGAGGTCAATGATGGTGGACAGAAAGCGAG TATTCAAGCAAAAGGTATTACAGAAATTGTATGTTTCATCACCTCTTGAAGAAAAGACAAATGAAGTCCCAACCAAAAAATCAAGCACAAAGCAAGAGAAGAGGGAACTGGAGAGAAACAAATCTACAGAAGCAAAAG GTACTGCACAGATTGATCCTGAATGCAGGAAAGTGTACACAGTAAGCCTGCCCCCTCCTGAATATGAAGAGTCTGCACCTGAACCAAATGAGCAGCATGAACCTCAAGAGTCAAGTGAAGAAGAATCAGAAG gAAGGCATTCTGCAGAAAAATTCCACAGAAAGCACAAGCGGAAAAGAAAATTCAAGAGCTTGGTGCATAAAGACTTCCGTGAAAAGACGAACACAGAATTTCAACAGCCAGCAGTTTTGCAGACTGACATCTTGCAAACCTTGACATATTCTGAAAAGCCAAAAACAGAAATGTTAACTAAAAACAGAAGAAGGAAACTCAAAAAGAAACGACATAAAGAAAAGCTGAAGGCAGCTGGACTGGTATCAAAAGCtgcagctgtggaattcatttatCAACCAGTCGAGGGCAGTAATGGTGATGTTGCTGGAGCTGAAAAGGCTGCTGAGGTCATTGACTGA
- the LOC134358842 gene encoding glutamate-rich protein 1 isoform X1, with translation MCISGKYTCCGVCIGFVPMVGETVRSMMVDRKRDAARNRFLPTKESHRPATYLFNTEQFTINLRTVFKQKVLQKLYVSSPLEEKTNEVPTKKSSTKQEKRELERNKSTEAKGTAQIDPECRKVYTVSLPPPEYEESAPEPNEQHEPQESSEEESEGRHSAEKFHRKHKRKRKFKSLVHKDFREKTNTEFQQPAVLQTDILQTLTYSEKPKTEMLTKNRRRKLKKKRHKEKLKAAGLVSKAAAVEFIYQPVEGSNGDVAGAEKAAEVID, from the exons ATGTGTATTAGTGGAAAATATACATGTTGTGGAGTTTGTATAGGATTtgttccaatggtgggggagacGGTGAGGTCAATGATGGTGGACAGAAAGCGAG atGCAGCACGGAACAGGTTCTTACCGACCAAAGAGTCGCACCGCCCGGCAACCTACCTGTTtaacacagaacaatttacaattaatCTACGAACTG TATTCAAGCAAAAGGTATTACAGAAATTGTATGTTTCATCACCTCTTGAAGAAAAGACAAATGAAGTCCCAACCAAAAAATCAAGCACAAAGCAAGAGAAGAGGGAACTGGAGAGAAACAAATCTACAGAAGCAAAAG GTACTGCACAGATTGATCCTGAATGCAGGAAAGTGTACACAGTAAGCCTGCCCCCTCCTGAATATGAAGAGTCTGCACCTGAACCAAATGAGCAGCATGAACCTCAAGAGTCAAGTGAAGAAGAATCAGAAG gAAGGCATTCTGCAGAAAAATTCCACAGAAAGCACAAGCGGAAAAGAAAATTCAAGAGCTTGGTGCATAAAGACTTCCGTGAAAAGACGAACACAGAATTTCAACAGCCAGCAGTTTTGCAGACTGACATCTTGCAAACCTTGACATATTCTGAAAAGCCAAAAACAGAAATGTTAACTAAAAACAGAAGAAGGAAACTCAAAAAGAAACGACATAAAGAAAAGCTGAAGGCAGCTGGACTGGTATCAAAAGCtgcagctgtggaattcatttatCAACCAGTCGAGGGCAGTAATGGTGATGTTGCTGGAGCTGAAAAGGCTGCTGAGGTCATTGACTGA